The Ideonella dechloratans genome includes a window with the following:
- the kdpA gene encoding potassium-transporting ATPase subunit KdpA, with protein sequence MNTAAWMQLAAFLAALGVLAWPLARWIDAAMAGRLGWLNRLEAPLFRLAGVRPQQEAGWKRYTLGLLLFNGLGVVAVYLLQRWQAALPFNPQQMPAVAPDLAFNTAISFVTNTNWQAYGGEATLSYLTQMLALTVQNFLSAATGIAVVVALVRGFARHSAQAIGNVWADLSRATLWVLLPLSFVFALVLVGQGVIQNFSPYNTVQTVETVHWQEPRLGTDGQPLKDAQGQPVLDDKQDAHQTLAMGPVASQLAIKMLGTNGGGFFNANSAHPYENPTPLSNFLQMLSIFLIPAALCFVFGRMVGDARQGWALLGAMTAIFVVMAVLATVAEQQGNPLLSALGTDPAASALQSGGNMEGKEVRFGINASALFATITTAASCGAVNAMHDSFTPLGGAVPLVLMQLGEVVFGGVGSGLYGMLVFAILAVFIAGLMIGRTPEYLGKKIETFEMKMVAIAILVTPLLVLGGTALAVLTEAGSAGLANPGAHGFSEVLYAFSSAANNNGSAFAGLSANSLFYNLSLAVAMALGRFGVIVPVLAIAGSLAAKKRLAATEGTLPTHGPLFIVLLIGAVLLVGLLNYVPALALGPVAEHLSLWAH encoded by the coding sequence ATGAACACCGCGGCCTGGATGCAACTCGCCGCCTTTCTGGCGGCGCTGGGCGTGCTGGCCTGGCCGCTGGCGCGCTGGATCGACGCGGCGATGGCCGGCCGCCTGGGCTGGCTGAACCGGCTGGAGGCGCCGCTGTTCCGCCTGGCCGGCGTGCGGCCGCAACAAGAAGCCGGCTGGAAGCGCTACACCCTCGGCCTGCTCCTGTTCAATGGCCTGGGTGTCGTGGCGGTGTACCTGCTGCAGCGCTGGCAGGCCGCCCTGCCCTTCAACCCGCAGCAGATGCCGGCGGTGGCGCCGGACCTGGCCTTCAACACCGCCATCAGCTTCGTCACCAACACCAACTGGCAGGCCTACGGCGGCGAGGCCACCCTGAGCTACCTGACCCAGATGCTGGCGCTGACGGTGCAGAACTTCCTCTCGGCGGCCACCGGCATCGCGGTGGTGGTGGCGCTGGTGCGCGGCTTCGCGCGCCACTCGGCCCAGGCGATCGGCAATGTCTGGGCCGACCTGAGCCGCGCCACGCTGTGGGTGCTGCTGCCGCTGTCCTTCGTGTTTGCGCTGGTGCTGGTGGGCCAGGGGGTGATCCAGAACTTCAGCCCCTACAACACCGTGCAGACCGTGGAGACCGTGCACTGGCAGGAGCCCCGCCTGGGCACCGATGGCCAGCCGCTGAAGGACGCCCAGGGCCAGCCGGTGCTGGACGACAAGCAGGACGCGCACCAGACCCTGGCCATGGGCCCGGTGGCCTCGCAGCTGGCCATCAAGATGCTGGGCACCAACGGCGGCGGTTTCTTCAACGCCAACTCGGCCCACCCGTATGAGAACCCGACGCCGCTGTCCAACTTCCTGCAGATGCTCAGCATCTTCCTGATCCCGGCGGCGCTGTGCTTCGTCTTCGGCCGCATGGTGGGCGACGCCCGCCAGGGCTGGGCGCTGCTGGGCGCGATGACGGCGATCTTCGTGGTCATGGCCGTGCTGGCCACGGTGGCCGAGCAGCAGGGCAACCCGCTGCTGAGCGCGCTGGGCACCGACCCGGCCGCCAGCGCGCTGCAGAGCGGCGGCAACATGGAAGGCAAGGAGGTGCGCTTCGGCATCAACGCCTCCGCGCTGTTCGCCACCATCACCACCGCGGCGTCCTGCGGCGCGGTCAACGCCATGCACGATTCCTTCACCCCGCTGGGGGGCGCCGTGCCCCTGGTGCTGATGCAGCTGGGCGAGGTGGTGTTCGGCGGCGTGGGCTCGGGCCTGTACGGCATGCTGGTCTTCGCCATCCTGGCGGTGTTCATCGCCGGGCTGATGATCGGCCGCACGCCCGAGTACCTGGGCAAGAAGATCGAGACCTTCGAAATGAAGATGGTGGCCATCGCCATCCTCGTCACCCCGCTGCTGGTGCTGGGCGGCACGGCCCTGGCGGTGCTGACCGAGGCCGGCAGCGCCGGCCTGGCCAACCCGGGCGCGCACGGCTTCTCGGAGGTGCTCTACGCCTTCAGCTCGGCGGCCAACAACAACGGCAGCGCCTTTGCCGGTCTGTCGGCCAACTCGCTCTTCTACAACCTGAGCCTGGCCGTGGCCATGGCGCTGGGCCGCTTCGGCGTCATCGTGCCGGTGCTGGCCATCGCCGGTTCGCTGGCCGCCAAGAAGCGCCTGGCCGCGACCGAGGGCACCCTGCCCACCCATGGTCCGCTGTTCATCGTGCTGCTGATCGGCGCGGTGCTGCTGGTGGGCCTGCTGAACTACGTGCCCGCCCTGGCCCTGGGCCCGGTGGCGGAACACCTGAGCCTGTGGGCGCATTGA
- the kdpF gene encoding K(+)-transporting ATPase subunit F gives MTFIDMEVVMPVFEWTAAALAVGLLIYLIAALLRPEDFS, from the coding sequence ATGACCTTCATCGACATGGAGGTTGTCATGCCCGTCTTCGAATGGACCGCCGCCGCACTGGCGGTCGGTCTGCTGATCTACCTCATCGCCGCCCTGCTGCGGCCGGAGGACTTCTCATGA
- a CDS encoding RNA polymerase sigma-70 factor, with amino-acid sequence MDPHTALFDRLRPRLQGIAYRMLGSVADAEELVQDVWLRWHAADRATLDQPEAWLVTVTTRLAIDRLRSAQAQRAHYVGFWLPEPWLDEEEPRPAAHVDLPATPEALLERADDISMAFLALLERLGPEARAAFLLREVFDADYAEVAQALGKSEAACRQIVSRAKAQLKAERPRQSVSPEQHHRLLAGFAEAARRGDFARLQALLAEDAELISDGGGVVASFGKVLAGGRRIAQLYHAVWRRSERDHTEQRIELVRLNGQWGLLRFIGGQLESAQGLETDGQRITRIHTQRNPEKLRHIARAWAEAAQRRGGR; translated from the coding sequence ATGGACCCCCACACCGCCCTGTTCGACCGCCTGCGGCCCCGGCTGCAGGGCATCGCCTACCGCATGCTGGGCAGCGTGGCCGACGCCGAGGAACTGGTGCAGGACGTCTGGCTGCGCTGGCATGCGGCCGACCGCGCCACACTGGACCAGCCCGAGGCCTGGCTGGTGACCGTGACCACCCGCCTGGCCATCGACCGGCTGCGCAGCGCCCAGGCCCAGCGCGCGCATTACGTCGGCTTCTGGCTGCCCGAGCCCTGGCTGGACGAGGAAGAGCCCCGGCCCGCCGCCCATGTGGACCTGCCCGCCACGCCCGAGGCCCTGCTGGAGCGGGCCGACGACATCTCCATGGCCTTTCTGGCCCTGCTGGAGCGCCTGGGCCCCGAGGCGCGGGCGGCCTTTCTGCTGCGCGAGGTCTTCGACGCCGACTACGCCGAGGTGGCCCAGGCCCTGGGCAAGAGCGAGGCGGCCTGCCGCCAGATCGTCTCGCGCGCCAAGGCCCAGCTGAAGGCCGAACGGCCTCGCCAGAGCGTGAGCCCCGAACAGCACCACCGCCTGCTGGCCGGCTTTGCCGAGGCGGCCCGCCGGGGCGACTTTGCCCGCCTGCAGGCCCTGCTGGCCGAGGACGCCGAGCTGATCAGCGATGGCGGCGGCGTGGTGGCCAGCTTCGGCAAGGTGCTGGCCGGCGGGCGGCGCATCGCCCAGCTCTACCACGCGGTGTGGCGCCGCAGCGAACGCGACCACACGGAGCAGCGCATCGAGCTGGTGCGCCTGAACGGCCAATGGGGCCTGCTGCGCTTCATCGGCGGCCAGCTGGAATCGGCCCAGGGCCTGGAGACGGACGGCCAGCGCATCACCCGCATCCACACCCAGCGCAACCCCGAGAAGCTGCGCCACATCGCCCGGGCCTGGGCCGAGGCGGCTCAGCGGCGCGGCGGCCGGTAG
- a CDS encoding helix-turn-helix transcriptional regulator has protein sequence MSSSASSPHRIHRHPAAPWAALRVSLGTRDCYRPHSHPEYSVGIVDEGGATFHHPSGPQPVQAGSVVLIEPQVVHACNPAAGQPWSYRMLFVDAAWLHAAVARVWGLAEVPQRQEGLHFASRAVNDPVMHAVVDRLCQPIRDAATAQALAEALPRVLAGCLVAGPPQDTAPVPEELRPAIAAMQDEAGPRLTVQALAQACGMSAPRFIRRFQAVFGMTPGSYLQNQRLNGARRLLAQGSALADTAQAMGFADQAHLQRSFKAHHAMTPGDYRPPRR, from the coding sequence ATGTCCAGCTCTGCCTCCAGCCCGCACCGCATCCACCGCCACCCGGCCGCGCCCTGGGCGGCCCTGCGCGTCAGCCTGGGCACGCGGGACTGCTACCGCCCGCATTCGCACCCGGAATATTCGGTGGGCATCGTGGACGAGGGCGGCGCCACCTTCCACCACCCCAGCGGCCCGCAGCCGGTGCAGGCCGGCTCGGTGGTGCTGATCGAGCCGCAGGTGGTGCACGCCTGCAACCCGGCCGCCGGCCAGCCCTGGTCCTACCGCATGCTGTTCGTGGATGCCGCCTGGCTGCACGCTGCGGTGGCCCGGGTGTGGGGGCTGGCTGAGGTGCCGCAGAGACAGGAAGGGCTGCACTTCGCATCCCGCGCTGTGAACGACCCGGTCATGCACGCTGTGGTGGACCGGCTGTGTCAGCCCATCCGTGACGCCGCCACTGCGCAGGCCCTGGCCGAGGCGCTGCCGCGCGTGCTGGCCGGCTGCCTGGTGGCCGGCCCGCCGCAGGACACCGCGCCTGTGCCGGAAGAGCTGCGGCCCGCCATTGCCGCCATGCAGGACGAGGCCGGCCCCCGCTTGACGGTGCAGGCCCTGGCCCAGGCCTGCGGCATGAGCGCCCCGCGCTTCATCCGCCGCTTTCAGGCGGTGTTCGGCATGACGCCGGGCAGCTACCTGCAGAACCAGCGCCTCAACGGCGCGCGGCGTCTGCTGGCCCAGGGCAGCGCGCTGGCCGACACCGCCCAGGCCATGGGCTTTGCCGACCAGGCCCATCTGCAGCGCAGCTTCAAGGCCCACCACGCCATGACGCCGGGCGACTACCGGCCGCCGCGCCGCTGA
- a CDS encoding LysE family translocator, translated as MTALVLAMGTFALMGAITPGPVNVLAIRHGAAAGRLTALAYVLGASLSYALVVWLMGQGGAWLLHEAWAVQGARWLGAAYLLHLAWRVATAPPMALAGPAGAPRHAAWAALAALRDGGLTQSLNPKAWLVALSGIGLFVLPQADARAALGLFCAVSLLACGLGVGCWALAGRLLARALAQPARQRWFNRAMGALLALSVASMLG; from the coding sequence GTGACGGCGCTGGTGCTGGCAATGGGAACGTTTGCGTTGATGGGGGCCATCACGCCGGGGCCGGTGAATGTGCTGGCCATCCGCCATGGCGCGGCGGCCGGCCGGCTGACGGCGCTGGCCTATGTACTGGGCGCCAGCCTGAGCTACGCGCTGGTGGTGTGGCTGATGGGCCAGGGCGGCGCCTGGCTGTTGCATGAGGCCTGGGCCGTGCAGGGCGCGCGCTGGCTGGGCGCGGCCTACCTGCTGCACCTGGCCTGGCGGGTGGCCACCGCACCGCCCATGGCCTTGGCCGGCCCGGCGGGCGCGCCGCGGCATGCGGCCTGGGCGGCCCTGGCCGCGCTGCGGGACGGGGGCCTGACACAGTCGCTCAACCCCAAGGCCTGGCTGGTGGCGCTGTCGGGCATCGGCCTGTTCGTGCTGCCGCAGGCGGATGCGCGGGCAGCGCTGGGGCTGTTCTGTGCGGTGTCGCTGCTGGCCTGCGGCCTGGGCGTGGGCTGCTGGGCCCTGGCCGGCCGGCTGCTGGCGCGTGCCCTGGCCCAGCCGGCGCGCCAGCGGTGGTTCAACCGGGCGATGGGTGCGCTGCTGGCCCTGAGCGTGGCCAGTATGCTTGGCTGA
- the map gene encoding type I methionyl aminopeptidase has translation MARQVVIKSADEVAMARRAGQLAAEVLSIIEPHVVPGVSTEALDRICHDHIVNVQGAIPANLGYQGYPKTILTSVNQVVCHGIPSPDKILKKGDIVNIDVAVLKDGWFGDTSRTFFVGTPSILARRLVDTTYEAMLAGIRAVKPGATLGDVGHAIQSVAHREHFSVVREYCGHGIGQIYHEDLQVLHYGRRGEGLRLEPGMVFTIEPMLNAGRRETRQLPDGWTVVTQDRSLSAQFEHMVAVTPSGYEVLTPWPEGTGAYAPV, from the coding sequence ATGGCACGCCAGGTGGTGATCAAGTCGGCGGACGAGGTGGCGATGGCGCGGCGGGCCGGCCAGCTTGCCGCTGAGGTGCTCAGCATCATCGAGCCCCACGTCGTGCCCGGCGTCAGCACCGAGGCCCTGGACCGCATCTGCCACGACCACATCGTGAACGTGCAGGGCGCCATTCCGGCCAACCTGGGGTACCAGGGCTACCCCAAGACCATCCTCACCTCGGTGAACCAGGTGGTCTGCCACGGCATCCCCTCGCCCGACAAGATTCTGAAGAAGGGCGACATCGTCAACATCGACGTCGCCGTCCTCAAGGATGGCTGGTTTGGCGACACCAGCCGCACGTTCTTTGTGGGCACGCCCAGCATCCTGGCCCGGCGCCTGGTGGACACCACCTACGAAGCCATGCTGGCCGGCATCCGGGCGGTGAAGCCCGGTGCCACGCTGGGCGACGTGGGCCACGCCATCCAGTCCGTCGCGCACCGGGAACACTTCAGCGTGGTGCGCGAATACTGCGGCCATGGCATCGGGCAGATCTACCACGAGGACCTTCAGGTGCTGCACTACGGGCGGCGGGGCGAAGGCCTGCGGCTGGAACCGGGGATGGTCTTCACCATCGAGCCGATGCTCAACGCCGGCCGGCGCGAAACCCGGCAGCTGCCCGATGGGTGGACCGTGGTGACCCAGGACAGATCCCTGTCCGCCCAGTTCGAGCACATGGTGGCGGTCACGCCTTCAGGGTATGAAGTGTTGACGCCCTGGCCTGAGGGCACGGGGGCCTACGCGCCGGTTTGA
- a CDS encoding ParD-like family protein, whose amino-acid sequence MGIVKISEQMHENLRVAGNALSRSINAQAEHWMRVGMLTEMHPDLDYREICQLLIRAELAGGLDIALAATGQLEKPKASATGKH is encoded by the coding sequence ATGGGCATCGTCAAGATCTCCGAGCAGATGCACGAGAACCTGCGCGTGGCGGGGAACGCCCTGAGCCGCTCCATCAATGCGCAGGCCGAACACTGGATGCGCGTGGGCATGCTGACAGAAATGCACCCGGACCTGGACTACCGCGAGATCTGCCAGCTGCTGATCCGTGCGGAGCTGGCCGGAGGGCTGGACATCGCCTTGGCCGCCACAGGCCAGCTTGAGAAACCCAAGGCATCCGCCACCGGGAAGCACTGA